In Haemorhous mexicanus isolate bHaeMex1 chromosome 21, bHaeMex1.pri, whole genome shotgun sequence, the following proteins share a genomic window:
- the PKN3 gene encoding serine/threonine-protein kinase N3 — MSGTSASTVSSLLPAASPDLDRAFPPGAGEGGGASSAGGRSGCCPGAVWGRAAPAPRPAPEGRPPAAPPGRPRERALAAAPGPPSLKSAGPGGAMAAMATPQGSSLLQLGNDVNLMDPSFQQKLEGEKELLRRAIQKELKIKEGAENLRKATTDRKNLVHIEHMLKSSNRKLEQLHWELQELNARILIPDKEKSTTDGSVSPDPCLWERNPDPMARKVEALKKQLHVEMKVKQGAENMIQMYSASKERKLLATAQQMLQDSKTKIEIIRMHIVKVSQSAGGMEDTVDPAVKMGTTISALELRIEELRHHLRIEAAVAEGAKNVLKILGGSRVQDRKFLAEAQGRLQESSQKIDLLRFSLERQLSELSPDHPKRALIKQELVNTSSLGARHGSMQPTSVIKPTALTGTLEVRLMGCQDLLENVPGRSRMTSSSPICGSPSDLRSLSRTRVGLGIHGRGVAGKYRNEEPSNEVLAVLKVDNKVVGQTNWGPVNNQAWDQSFAIELDRSRELEIAIYWRDWRELCAVKFLRLDDFLDNERHGMCLSLEPQGMLFAEVMFCNPVIERKPKLQRQKRIFPKQKGKEFLRAPQMNMNVAAWGRLMMSFLPPCSSISTLSPPLHDPNHTDFPPASPQSHGDSVSKLSSDFPVAKLAFADEAPAKPPRLFLMATSKESAPSPADSPCLKRLHVEEKSCSSPVTGFPIPASPRKRTVQLEDFHCIAMLGRGHFGKVLLAQYKATGKLYAIKALKKKDIIRRDEIDSLNCEKRIFEVVNSSDHPFLVNMFACFQTPHHACFVMEYTPGGDLMMRIHEDVFPEHMAQFYTACVVLGLQFLHEKKIVYRDLKLDNLLLDAEGFVKIADFGLCKEGIGFGDRTNTFCGTPEFLAPEVLTDISYTRAVDWWGLGVLIYEMLVGESPFPGDDEEEVFDSIVNDEVRYPRFLSTEALSIIRKLLRKCPERRLGAGEKDAEEIKIQPFFKGIDWNALFARRLKPPFVPTLRDPTDISNFDEEFTSQKPILTPPEEVSLLTRKEQTVFKDFDFVSRHLLDV, encoded by the exons ATGTCCGGTACCTCCGCATCTACGGTGTCCTCGCTCCTTCCCGCCGCCTCTCCGGACCTCGACCGCGCGTTTCCCCCCGGGGCGGGCGAAGGCGGCGGCGCCTCCTCAGCCGGGGGCCGGAGCGGCTGCTGCCCCGGAGCCGTGTGGGGAAGGGCGGCTCCCGCTCCTCGTCCCGCTCCCGAGGGCCGCCCGCCGGCAGCTCCCCCGGGCCGCCCCCGCGAGAGGGCGCTGGCGGCGGCCCCGGGACCGCCGAGTTTGAAAAGTGCCGGTCCGGGCGGAGCAATGGCGGCAATGGCGACCCCGCAG ggcagctctcTCTTGCAGCTGGGCAATGATGTGAACTTAATGGATCCAAGCTTCCAGCAGAAACTGGAGGGTGAGAAGGAGCTGCTTCGCCGGGCTATACAGAAGGAACTGAAGATTAAAGAGGGAGCAGAAAACCTGCGCAAAGCGACAACAGACAGAAAGAACCTTGTCCACATCGAGCACATGCTGAAATCTTCCAACAGAAAACTGgagcagctgcactgggaaCTTCAGGAGCTCAATGCACGGATTTTGATACCAGACAAAGAGAAGAGTACAACAG ATGGATCTGTATCTCCAGATCCCTGTCTCTGGGAAAGAAACCCAGACCCCATGGCAAGGAAGGTTGAAGCTTTGAAAAAGCAGCTGCATGTTGAAATGAAAGTGAAACAAGGAGCTGAGAACATGATCCAAATGTATTCAGCATCCAAG GAGCGGAAGCTGTTGGCTACAGCTCAGCAGATGCTTCAGGACAGCAAGACAAAGATTGAAATAATCCGCATGCACATTGTGAAAGTATCTCAGTCAGCAGGAGGGATGGAAGATACAGTGGATCCAGCAG TGAAGATGGGGACCACCATCAGTGCTTTGGAGCTGCGGATTGAGGAGCTGAGGCATCACCTGCGCATTGAAGCTGCTGTAGCAGAGGGGGCCAAAAATGTGCTGAAGATCCTGGGGGGCAGTCGGGTACAGGATCGCAAGTTTTTGGCTGAG GCTCAGGGTCGTTTGCAAGAGTCCTCTCAGAAGATTGATCTGCTGCGCTTCTCCCTGGAACGTCAGCTCAGTGAGCTTTCTCCTGATCACCCAAAAAGAGCCCTCATCAAACAAGAGCTGGTAAACACTTCCTCCCTGGGAGCCCGGCATGGCAGCATGCAACCCACTTCAGTCATCAAACCTACAGCCCTTACAG GAACACTGGAAGTGAGACTGATGGGGTGTCAGGATCTGTTGGAAAATGTTCCAGGACGTTCCCGAATGACAAGTTCTTCTCCCATCTGTGGCAGCCCAAGTGATTTGAGATCCCTTTCCCGGACACGAGTTGGCCTGGGCATCCATGGCCGTGGTGTTGCAGGAAAATACCGGAATGAAGAGCCAAGTA ATGAGGTCCTTGCTGTGCTCAAAGTGGACAATAAAGTGGTTGGCCAGACAAACTGGGGACCAGTTAATAACCAGGCGTGGGACCAGAGCTTTGCCATTGAGCTGGACCGG TCTCGTGAGCTAGAAATTGCAATTTATTGGAGAGATTGGAGAGAACTCTGTGCAGTGAAGTTTTTACGTTTGGATGATTTTCTTGATAATGAACGTCATGGGATGTGCCTCTCGCTGGAGCCCCAAGGAATGCTTTTTGCAGAG GTGATGTTCTGTAATCCTGTAATTGAGAGGAAGCCAAAACTGCAGCGACAGAAGCGCATTTTCCCCAAACAGAAAG GGAAGGAATTTCTCCGAGCTCCTCAAATGAACATGAATGTTGCAGCTTGGGGTCGCCTGATGATGAGTTTCCTCCCTCCCTGTAGTTCCATCAGCACGCTGAGTCCCCCACTTCATGACCCCAATCACACAGACTTTCCTCCAGCTTCCCCACAAAGTCATGGTGATTCAGTGTCCAAATTGAGTAG TGACTTCCCTGTGGCTAAGCTTGCATTTGCTGATGAAGCACCAGCCAAGCCTCCAAGACTTTTTCTGATGGCCACCTCCAAGGAATCAGCGCCATCTCCTGCAGATTCTCCG TGCCTGAAGAGGCTTCATGTTGAGGAGAAGTCTTGCAGCTCTCCTGTAACAGGATTTCCAATCCCAGCGTCTCCAAG gaaaaggacAGTTCAGCTGGAGGATTTTCACTGCATTGCTATGTTGGGCCGTGGCCACTTTGGGAAG GTACTGCTGGCCCAATACAAGGCAACTGGGAAGCTGTATGCCATCAAAGCCttgaagaaaaaagacattatTAGGAGAGATGAAATTGATAG CTTGAACTGTGAGAAGCGAATATTTGAGGTGGTCAATTCTTCTGATCATCCATTCCTTGTGAACATGTTTGCATGTTTCCAGACCCCTCACCATGCCTGTTTTGTGATGGAATACACTCCAGGTGGGGATCTGATGATGCGCATACACGAAGATGTCTTTCCAGAGCATATGGCACA GTTTTATACAGCCTGTGTAGTCTTGGGGCTCCAGTTCTTGCATGAGAAGAAAATTGTTTATAG GGACCTGAAATTGGATAATCTCCTTTTAGATGCTGAAGGATTTGTGAAGATCGCAGATTTTGGATTGTGTAAGGAAG GAATAGGTTTTGGAGACCGGACAAACACCTTCTGTGGCACCCCTGAGTTTCTGGCCCCAGAAGTGCTGACCGACATCTCGTACACGCGGGCAGTGGACTGGTGGGGCCTGGGTGTGCTCATTTATGAGATGCTTGTTGGTGAG TCACCATTCCCTGGAGATGATGAGGAGGAAGTCTTTGACAGCATTGTCAATGATGAAGTCCGATATCCACGATTCCTTTCAACTGAAGCACTTTCCATAATCCGTAAG CTGCTTCGGAAATGTCCAGAACGTAGATTGGGAGCAGGGGAAAAAGATGCAGAAGAGATTAAAATTCAGCCCTTTTTTAAG
- the SET gene encoding protein SET, with amino-acid sequence MSAPAAKVSKKELNSNHDGADETSEKEQQEAIEHIDEVQNEIDRLNEQASEEILKVEQKYNKLRQPFFQKRSELIAKIPNFWVTTFVNHPQVSALLGEEDEEALHYLTRVEVTEFEDIKSGYRIDFYFDENPYFENKVLSKEFHLNESGDPSSKSTEIKWKSGKDLTKRSSQTQNKASRKRQHEEPESFFTWFTDHSDAGADELGEVIKDDIWPNPLQYYLVPDMDDEEGEGEEDDDDDEEEEGLEDIDEEGDEDEGEEDEDDDEGEEGEEDEGEDD; translated from the exons ATGTCGGCGCCGGCGGCCAAAGTCAGTAAGAAGGAGCTGAACTCCAACCACGATGGGGCCGACGAGACCTCAG aaaaagagcAACAGGAAGCAATTGAGCACATTGATGAAGTACAGAATGAAATAGACAG ACTGAATGAACAAGCCAGTGAGGAAATTTTGAAAGTAGAACAGAAATACAACAAACTCCGCCAACCATTCTTCCAGAAGAGGTCAGAATTGATCGCCAAAATCCCGAATTTCTGGGTAACAACATTTGTCAACCACCCACAAG tatctgcactgctgggagaagAAGATGAGGAAGCACTGCATTACTTGACCAGAGTTGAGGTGACAGAATTTGAAGACATCAAATCAGGTTACAGAATAGATTTT TATTTTGATGAGAATCCCtactttgaaaataaagttcTCTCCAAAGAGTTTCACCTCAATGAAAGTGGAGACCCATCTTCAAAATCAACTGAGATCAAATGGAAATCTGGAAAG GACCTGACAAAACGTTCAAGCCAGACACAGAACAAAGCCAGTAGGAAGAGGCAGCATGAAGAGCCAGAAAGCTTCTTCACCTGGTTCACTGACCACTCTGATGCAGGGGCTGATGAGCTAGGAGAAGTCATCAAGGATGACATCTGGCCAAATCCCCTACAGTACTACTTG GTTCCTGATATGGATGATGaagaaggggagggagaggaggatgacgatgatgatgaagaggaggaaggattAGAGGATATTGATGAAGAAGGAGATGAAGATGAgggggaggaggatgaagatgatgatgagggagaggaaggagag GAGGATGAAGGAGAAGATGACTAA